In Labilibaculum sp. DW002, one DNA window encodes the following:
- a CDS encoding manganese efflux pump MntP family protein, whose amino-acid sequence MEIVSIILLALGLSVDSFAASVCSGLAIKKIHFLQAIKIAFFLALFQGGMPIIGWLTGWELKDLIKDFDHWIAFILLAGMGGKMIYESITSKEKDCSFNPLKLMVLIGISIATSIDALVIGLSLALLDVVIWLPAIIIGVVTFIVSMLGMLLGKKIGSKMSQKFEILGGIVLIFIGLRILIEHLFFQA is encoded by the coding sequence ATGGAAATAGTAAGTATCATTCTTCTTGCCCTTGGTTTATCTGTTGATTCGTTTGCCGCTTCGGTATGCTCTGGCTTAGCCATCAAAAAAATTCACTTCTTACAAGCAATAAAAATAGCTTTCTTTTTAGCTCTTTTTCAAGGAGGAATGCCAATTATTGGCTGGTTAACCGGATGGGAGTTAAAAGATTTGATTAAAGATTTTGACCATTGGATCGCTTTTATCCTACTCGCAGGAATGGGTGGTAAAATGATTTACGAAAGCATTACATCCAAAGAAAAAGATTGCTCTTTCAATCCGTTAAAACTAATGGTCTTAATTGGAATTTCAATAGCAACAAGTATTGATGCTTTGGTTATTGGTTTAAGTTTAGCCTTGCTTGATGTAGTAATTTGGTTACCAGCAATAATAATTGGAGTAGTTACTTTTATTGTCTCTATGTTGGGAATGCTTCTGGGAAAAAAGATTGGCAGTAAAATGAGTCAAAAATTTGAAATATTAGGAGGTATTGTTCTAATTTTTATCGGCTTACGAATCCTTATTGAGCATTTGTTTTTTCAAGCTTAA
- a CDS encoding FMN-binding protein, which yields MMRFLNIIRLIVIVFAVGLTFTSQASSLPKSIQKKINKEVKKIFPLEDLTMVKIEDFNFDTFKYQSIKNVSLSRLMCSDQLMGYACFASSKGKNDYFDYMVLFSENMEIKKVIVLMYRSTYGGEIMAKSWLKQFIGKVKGEEMEFEKDIDGISGATISGPSMTKGVKTVSIMMSELKEKGVI from the coding sequence ATGATGCGATTTCTAAATATTATTCGACTTATAGTGATTGTGTTTGCAGTAGGATTAACTTTTACCTCTCAGGCAAGCAGTCTTCCGAAGTCAATTCAGAAGAAAATTAATAAAGAAGTCAAAAAAATCTTCCCGTTAGAAGATCTGACAATGGTTAAGATTGAAGATTTCAATTTTGATACTTTTAAATATCAAAGCATCAAAAATGTGAGCTTGAGCAGATTAATGTGTTCAGACCAGCTAATGGGCTACGCTTGTTTTGCTTCATCAAAAGGGAAGAATGATTATTTTGATTACATGGTTCTATTTAGTGAGAACATGGAAATCAAAAAGGTTATAGTATTAATGTACCGATCTACTTACGGTGGTGAAATCATGGCAAAATCGTGGTTAAAACAATTCATTGGTAAAGTAAAGGGAGAAGAAATGGAATTTGAAAAAGATATTGATGGTATTTCCGGAGCTACCATTTCAGGACCATCGATGACAAAAGGAGTTAAGACGGTAAGTATAATGATGAGTGAATTGAAAGAAAAAGGCGTAATTTAA
- the nadB gene encoding L-aspartate oxidase: protein MLHKKFDFLIIGSGLAGLYSALYASKYGKVAILTKSKLDVSNSYYAQGGIAAVTDSADFPQYHMEDTLTAGRGLCDTIPVTILVNEGPNRIDDLIEMGMQFDTENGKLALGLEGGHHRRRILHAGGDSTGKEMILFLIQKVLAQKNIEIFENQMVYELLTKNEVCFGAKSYNTIANSNVLIEAKHTILAIGGASAIFQRTTNPNTTVGDGISLGYKAGVEIADMEFIQFHPSSFYSEKGKTFLISEAVRGEGAHLLNSKGERFMLAIHPLAELAPRDIVARSIFDQMKKDNNPFVTLDLKHLDGKKIKARFPSIYKNCELEGVDMCKEIRIAPAAHYMVGGIKTDLNGKTNISQLYACGEIASSGVMGANRLASNSLLECLVFGKRAVDHARKTHIETTEVDDGNSKMQTNINLEELFLQQKNQIALTMNSKVGIIRNKKELTEVNDLLDTIEESFPFEKNEYYSHRLENLITVCRLLATAAIARKESRGGHYRDDYPKEKSKYLTHSIQQINKNLHFIPVEHESQD, encoded by the coding sequence ATGTTACACAAAAAGTTCGATTTTTTAATAATCGGAAGCGGATTAGCTGGCTTATACTCAGCCCTATACGCTTCCAAATATGGAAAAGTCGCCATTTTAACAAAATCGAAACTTGATGTTAGTAATTCCTACTATGCTCAAGGTGGAATTGCTGCTGTAACAGATTCTGCAGACTTCCCACAGTATCATATGGAAGATACTTTAACCGCTGGGCGCGGCTTGTGTGATACGATTCCTGTAACTATTCTTGTAAATGAAGGTCCTAATCGTATTGATGACCTAATTGAAATGGGCATGCAATTCGATACCGAGAATGGCAAGCTTGCCTTGGGCTTGGAAGGTGGACATCATCGCCGAAGAATACTGCATGCTGGAGGTGATTCGACGGGAAAGGAAATGATCTTGTTTCTAATTCAGAAAGTTTTAGCTCAGAAAAATATCGAGATTTTTGAAAACCAGATGGTTTATGAGCTACTTACTAAAAATGAAGTATGCTTTGGAGCGAAAAGCTATAACACAATCGCTAATTCTAATGTATTAATTGAAGCTAAACATACAATTCTTGCAATAGGTGGAGCATCTGCAATCTTCCAAAGAACTACAAATCCGAACACAACTGTTGGCGATGGAATTTCTCTTGGATATAAAGCAGGTGTAGAAATTGCTGATATGGAATTCATTCAATTTCATCCTAGTTCCTTTTATTCAGAAAAAGGAAAAACCTTTTTGATTAGTGAAGCGGTAAGAGGCGAAGGTGCACATCTTTTAAATTCAAAAGGTGAAAGGTTTATGCTAGCAATTCACCCACTTGCAGAATTAGCACCGAGAGATATTGTGGCTAGATCGATCTTCGATCAAATGAAAAAAGATAATAATCCATTTGTAACTCTAGATTTAAAACATTTAGACGGAAAAAAAATAAAGGCTCGTTTTCCTTCAATCTATAAAAACTGCGAGTTAGAAGGTGTTGATATGTGCAAAGAGATTCGCATTGCTCCTGCTGCACATTATATGGTTGGTGGCATAAAAACTGACCTTAACGGCAAAACAAATATTTCTCAACTGTACGCATGTGGCGAAATTGCTTCATCCGGGGTTATGGGTGCTAATAGATTGGCTTCAAACTCTCTCTTGGAATGTTTGGTTTTTGGAAAAAGAGCCGTCGATCACGCTCGAAAAACACATATTGAAACAACCGAAGTAGATGACGGTAATTCAAAAATGCAAACCAATATTAATTTGGAAGAATTGTTCTTGCAACAAAAGAATCAAATTGCTTTAACAATGAATTCGAAAGTTGGCATTATTCGCAATAAGAAAGAGCTAACTGAGGTTAACGATTTACTAGATACTATTGAAGAATCTTTCCCTTTTGAGAAGAATGAATATTACAGTCATCGTTTAGAAAACCTTATAACTGTTTGTAGGCTTCTTGCAACAGCTGCCATAGCAAGAAAGGAAAGTCGTGGTGGACATTACAGAGATGACTACCCAAAAGAAAAATCAAAATACCTAACTCACTCAATACAACAAATCAATAAAAATTTACATTTCATTCCTGTTGAGCATGAATCACAGGATTAA
- the nadC gene encoding carboxylating nicotinate-nucleotide diphosphorylase, with product MKKSGFNAQEIELIINHAFQEDIGNGDITTNNIVPENKLASASMTAKADGIIAGIDIAEMVFRKLDENLEWNPKIKDGDSVKKGDVILEIKGTFRALLTGERLALNLMQRMSGIATETAKYVAETKGSKVKILDTRKTVPGLRTFDKYAVKMGGGTNHRIGLYDMVMIKDNHIKMAGTITAAVEQVRKSIPSEIKVEVETTNLQEVEEAVNAGADIIMLDNMSNELMCEAVDLINGKALIEASGNMNLERISGVAKTGVDFISVGALTHSVIALDISQNIII from the coding sequence ATGAAAAAATCTGGATTTAACGCTCAAGAGATTGAATTAATTATCAATCATGCATTCCAAGAAGATATTGGAAATGGAGATATCACAACCAATAATATTGTTCCTGAAAATAAATTGGCCAGCGCCAGTATGACTGCGAAAGCTGATGGTATTATTGCTGGTATTGACATTGCAGAAATGGTATTTAGAAAGTTGGATGAAAATTTAGAATGGAATCCTAAAATTAAGGATGGAGACTCCGTTAAGAAAGGAGATGTTATCCTTGAAATAAAAGGAACTTTTAGAGCTTTATTAACTGGCGAAAGGTTAGCATTAAATTTGATGCAGCGCATGTCGGGTATTGCTACAGAAACGGCAAAATACGTTGCTGAAACAAAAGGCAGTAAAGTGAAGATATTAGATACCAGAAAAACCGTTCCTGGCCTAAGAACTTTCGATAAGTACGCAGTAAAAATGGGTGGAGGCACCAATCACCGTATTGGTTTATACGATATGGTAATGATTAAGGATAACCACATTAAAATGGCTGGAACAATTACAGCAGCCGTTGAGCAGGTTCGTAAATCTATTCCAAGCGAAATTAAGGTAGAAGTTGAAACAACCAATTTACAAGAAGTAGAGGAAGCTGTTAATGCTGGTGCAGATATCATTATGCTGGATAATATGAGCAATGAATTGATGTGTGAGGCAGTTGATTTAATAAATGGCAAAGCCTTAATTGAAGCTTCAGGAAATATGAATTTAGAACGTATTTCGGGTGTCGCAAAAACTGGTGTCGACTTTATTTCGGTTGGTGCTTTAACTCATTCTGTTATTGCTTTAGACATCAGTCAAAACATTATTATTTAA
- a CDS encoding bifunctional alpha,alpha-trehalose-phosphate synthase (UDP-forming)/trehalose-phosphatase, which translates to MNRIHIVSNRLPVSINVENEKIELIPSVGGLATGMRSVYKEYNGKWIGWPGLPSDDIDEKLSNNIDRELEKEDCVSVHLSKEEIDLYYDGFSNRTIWPLFHYFAQYIDYDPELWEAFVHVNQKFADKALETLEEGDTIWIHDYQLLLVPEMIKSKKPGVTVGFFLHIPFPSFEVFRILPWRKELIQGMLGADLIGFHTYDYQRHFFSSVRRLMGYEISFNQIQIEDRVIIVDAFPMGIDYDKFKNAATDIFQKPLQEKSELHRELEKYFLLSPDRKLILSIDRLDYSKGIPNRLEAFAKFLESYPEFVGKVTLIMLAVPSRGTVEHYINLKKEVDELVGKVNGQFGNINYTPVWYFYRSMPFENLIELYSSCDVALVTPVRDGMNLVAKEYVASRTNRTGVIILSEMAGVAKEMGEALMINPNNTNEIAESIQHALNMPLDEQRERMIFLQDRIKRYDVFKWASEFVKSLAKVEKIQSSFYAKKINSKIMDKLNETYKSAEKRSIFLDYDGTLTGFKKNPNDASPNQELHDILYKLEEDPRNVVTIISGRDRESLETWFEGHKINLIVEHGVWYKKFGKEWKMLTNAVDTWKSSIQPILETFVDRTPGSFIEEKNYSLVWHFRKAEPEQAELRAYELKDELTTMIANHNLEILEGNKVIEVKTGGINKGIAALQFLKNKNYDFVFAVGDDWTDEYMFRELPETAYTVKVGLKRTAARYKVESVKSVRKLLTELAE; encoded by the coding sequence ATGAATAGAATTCACATTGTTTCAAACAGACTTCCGGTTAGTATTAATGTTGAAAATGAAAAAATTGAACTAATACCTAGTGTTGGTGGGCTAGCAACTGGTATGAGATCGGTTTATAAAGAGTATAACGGGAAATGGATAGGATGGCCGGGCTTGCCTAGTGATGATATAGATGAAAAATTATCGAATAATATAGATAGGGAGTTGGAAAAGGAAGATTGCGTATCGGTTCATCTTTCTAAAGAAGAGATTGATTTATATTATGACGGCTTTAGTAATCGAACAATTTGGCCGCTGTTTCATTATTTTGCGCAGTATATTGACTATGATCCTGAATTATGGGAAGCATTTGTACACGTGAACCAGAAGTTTGCAGATAAAGCTCTTGAGACTTTAGAAGAAGGAGATACCATTTGGATTCATGATTACCAGTTGCTTTTAGTACCAGAAATGATTAAATCGAAAAAGCCAGGTGTAACGGTTGGTTTTTTCTTGCATATACCTTTCCCTTCATTCGAAGTGTTTCGAATTCTGCCATGGCGAAAAGAGTTGATTCAAGGCATGTTGGGAGCTGATTTGATTGGCTTTCACACCTATGATTACCAACGTCACTTTTTCAGTTCTGTACGTCGTTTGATGGGCTACGAGATTTCCTTCAACCAAATTCAAATTGAGGACAGAGTTATTATAGTTGATGCTTTTCCTATGGGAATTGACTACGATAAATTTAAAAATGCTGCAACGGATATTTTTCAAAAACCACTTCAGGAGAAATCTGAACTTCATCGTGAGTTGGAAAAGTACTTTTTGCTTTCTCCCGACAGAAAATTAATTCTATCCATAGATAGACTGGATTATTCAAAGGGCATTCCCAATCGTTTAGAAGCGTTTGCAAAATTCCTGGAATCATACCCTGAGTTTGTTGGAAAAGTTACTTTAATAATGCTTGCAGTCCCATCTCGAGGGACAGTAGAACATTATATCAACCTTAAGAAAGAAGTGGATGAATTGGTTGGAAAAGTAAATGGACAATTTGGTAATATTAATTACACACCCGTTTGGTATTTTTACCGTTCCATGCCATTTGAGAATCTGATAGAGCTTTATAGTTCATGCGATGTTGCTCTTGTGACACCTGTGCGTGATGGAATGAATTTGGTTGCTAAGGAATATGTTGCCTCAAGAACCAATCGAACAGGCGTGATTATCCTGAGTGAAATGGCAGGTGTGGCCAAAGAAATGGGAGAGGCTTTAATGATTAATCCTAATAATACCAACGAAATAGCAGAAAGTATCCAACATGCTTTAAATATGCCACTTGACGAACAGCGTGAACGTATGATTTTCCTTCAGGATAGGATTAAACGCTACGATGTCTTTAAGTGGGCCAGTGAGTTTGTCAAATCGTTGGCTAAAGTTGAAAAAATTCAAAGCTCATTCTATGCTAAAAAAATCAATAGTAAGATCATGGATAAGCTAAACGAGACCTATAAATCAGCTGAGAAAAGATCTATTTTTTTAGATTATGATGGCACACTAACTGGCTTTAAAAAGAACCCAAATGATGCTTCACCTAATCAGGAGTTACATGATATTCTCTATAAACTTGAAGAAGATCCACGAAATGTAGTTACCATTATTAGTGGTCGCGACAGAGAAAGTCTTGAAACATGGTTTGAAGGCCACAAAATCAATTTAATTGTAGAGCATGGTGTTTGGTATAAGAAATTCGGAAAAGAATGGAAAATGCTTACCAATGCAGTCGATACGTGGAAATCGAGTATACAACCAATTCTTGAAACTTTTGTTGATCGTACACCAGGTTCTTTTATCGAAGAAAAAAACTATTCGTTGGTTTGGCATTTTAGAAAAGCTGAACCGGAACAAGCTGAATTAAGAGCTTACGAGCTAAAAGATGAACTGACAACCATGATAGCCAATCACAACCTCGAAATTTTGGAAGGTAATAAAGTGATTGAGGTGAAAACCGGAGGAATAAATAAAGGTATAGCTGCTTTGCAGTTTCTTAAAAATAAAAATTACGATTTTGTTTTTGCAGTGGGTGACGATTGGACGGATGAATACATGTTTAGAGAACTTCCGGAAACGGCATATACAGTAAAAGTGGGCTTAAAGCGAACAGCAGCTAGATATAAGGTCGAATCTGTTAAGTCTGTTCGTAAATTACTTACAGAATTAGCAGAATAA
- a CDS encoding tetratricopeptide repeat-containing sensor histidine kinase, translating to MRFPLLLLSCLLLFVNTSQAKSSARELRTQIKNSSKSEKAEFYLKLSEHYYNANNSDSALYYAKEALIVSKLNKNDQFILKSYLELYYNYLLTSNSKEVRHSLNNAKILAYKIQDTIQICDIHLNLAAFYSENSKFDSAIFHYNASRKLSDIINYKLNTAQALIGIGEVYYERGDFENALSNYLEASEYSEAIKDNHIQLSILIDMGNIYGDDKQLEIAKSYYNQAKEIAEDMKDEETLSVLYNNLAIIYQDEKDYKKAQTYFEKSLEIEKNTDYKSGVALALNNIGENYYKMGNYEQAIVCVRESLASHRKLNLNNEIIYNLEVLTQIHLATGNYKQAIKYLNEGINLSKKLKTKGKRSDLLKLLAEYYHKLGDNKKAYSAMLDYNDLKDSVQNIAKSTKIAQLQAKFESVKKENENEILRVKNQFTQEKLEQEKTTSHFLYVFSILALFVIILIVILFRSKINTHNKMRRVYGLLEESNSKLKIMNITKDKFFSIIAHDLRSPFNAILGFSELIKRELNTTQKVAVLKEYNNSVNESANGLYNLLENLLQWANSQRGQLKFAPIRFDLYELVQNNLRIFNLKTADKSIKLSSDIKPGTLAYGDIQMVDTIVRNLISNALKFTDSKGKVFLSAKLDNEFIQLSVKDTGIGISKENQEKLFRIDSNFTTYGTDDEAGSGLGLILCKEFVTKNGGEIWVESELNKGSRFTFSLKSA from the coding sequence ATGCGTTTTCCCCTACTATTATTATCTTGCCTTTTACTATTCGTAAATACATCGCAAGCAAAATCTTCAGCTCGAGAACTTAGAACACAAATTAAAAACAGTTCTAAGAGTGAAAAAGCTGAATTTTATTTAAAATTATCTGAACATTATTATAATGCTAATAATAGTGACAGTGCCCTTTATTATGCCAAAGAAGCACTTATTGTATCAAAATTAAACAAGAATGATCAATTCATTCTTAAATCATATCTTGAACTCTATTACAATTACCTGCTTACTTCAAATTCAAAAGAAGTAAGGCATTCTTTAAACAACGCAAAGATCTTAGCTTATAAAATTCAAGATACCATTCAGATTTGTGATATTCATTTAAACTTAGCTGCTTTCTATTCTGAAAATAGCAAATTTGACAGTGCTATTTTTCATTATAATGCATCTAGAAAATTGAGTGATATTATTAACTACAAACTAAATACAGCCCAAGCTCTAATAGGCATAGGTGAAGTATATTATGAACGAGGAGATTTTGAAAATGCCTTAAGTAATTACCTAGAAGCATCTGAGTATTCCGAAGCAATAAAAGACAATCACATACAGCTAAGCATACTCATTGATATGGGTAACATTTATGGTGATGATAAGCAACTTGAAATTGCTAAATCTTATTACAATCAGGCTAAAGAAATAGCTGAAGATATGAAAGATGAGGAAACCTTATCGGTTCTTTACAACAATTTAGCAATAATTTACCAAGACGAAAAGGATTATAAAAAAGCTCAAACTTATTTTGAAAAAAGCCTTGAAATAGAAAAAAATACTGATTATAAAAGTGGTGTTGCTTTAGCTTTAAATAATATTGGCGAGAACTATTACAAAATGGGTAACTACGAACAAGCAATAGTTTGCGTTCGAGAATCATTAGCTAGCCACCGAAAACTAAATTTAAATAACGAAATAATATACAATTTAGAAGTATTAACACAAATACACTTAGCAACCGGAAATTACAAACAAGCTATTAAATATTTGAATGAAGGTATTAACTTAAGTAAAAAACTCAAAACAAAAGGAAAACGATCTGATCTGTTGAAATTATTAGCAGAATATTATCATAAACTAGGAGATAATAAAAAAGCCTATTCTGCCATGTTAGACTACAATGATCTTAAGGACAGTGTACAAAACATAGCTAAATCTACTAAAATTGCACAACTTCAAGCAAAGTTTGAATCCGTAAAAAAAGAAAATGAAAATGAAATTCTTAGAGTTAAGAATCAGTTTACTCAAGAGAAACTAGAACAAGAGAAAACAACATCTCACTTTCTTTATGTATTTTCTATTTTAGCTCTTTTTGTAATTATCCTAATTGTAATTCTATTTCGCTCAAAAATCAATACTCATAATAAAATGAGGCGTGTTTATGGTCTATTAGAGGAATCAAACTCTAAACTTAAAATCATGAACATTACTAAGGATAAGTTTTTTTCGATTATAGCACATGATTTACGCTCCCCTTTTAATGCTATTTTAGGATTTTCTGAATTAATTAAAAGAGAACTAAATACGACACAAAAGGTTGCTGTTTTAAAAGAATATAATAACTCTGTCAACGAGTCTGCAAACGGATTGTATAATTTATTAGAGAATCTGCTGCAATGGGCAAACAGTCAAAGAGGACAATTAAAATTCGCTCCTATTCGGTTTGATTTGTACGAATTGGTTCAAAACAACCTTCGTATTTTTAATTTGAAAACAGCAGACAAATCAATAAAACTTAGTTCTGATATAAAACCTGGAACACTAGCGTACGGAGATATCCAAATGGTAGATACAATTGTACGTAATTTGATTAGTAATGCTTTAAAATTCACCGATTCCAAAGGAAAGGTATTTCTTTCAGCCAAATTAGACAATGAATTTATTCAGCTTTCGGTAAAGGATACTGGCATTGGCATCAGCAAAGAGAACCAAGAGAAATTATTCAGAATTGATAGTAATTTTACAACCTATGGAACGGATGACGAAGCTGGAAGTGGATTAGGCTTAATCCTCTGCAAAGAATTCGTTACTAAAAACGGTGGTGAGATTTGGGTAGAGAGTGAACTGAACAAGGGTAGCCGCTTTACCTTTTCTTTAAAATCGGCTTAA
- a CDS encoding SO_0444 family Cu/Zn efflux transporter, with product MEYIKQFFIDFIQILNEMSPYLLLGFFFAGLLKVAIPQKFIDKYMGKKDGRSVLNASLLGIPMPLCSCGVIPTGISFYKSGASKGSSVSFLISTPQTGVDSILVTYSLLGLPFAIIRPVIALITGFFGGLLANRFDTDEKTITEPIENSCCSTEKESDCGCDDNCATETKEKKPALYTMFKYAFVDFLQDISKWLVIGLLLAALISVALPDDFFASYIGNDLIGMLVILVASVPLYICATSSVPVAAVLLMKGVSPGAALVFLMAGPATNAATITVLNKVLGKKTMWSYLISIISGALLFGLLIDNVFPREWFEMSTLHNHMHAHEGHWMLPQWVQWGSSILLTLLILNGYLQKYLSGKREVNASTSESIIDDKLVLVNGMSCNHCKNSVEKHIGALSNITKAEVNLEQKNLHLQGKSIDIEIIKKEIESLGFEFGGEKAN from the coding sequence ATGGAATATATAAAACAATTTTTTATCGATTTCATTCAAATCCTAAATGAAATGTCCCCCTATTTACTCTTAGGATTCTTCTTTGCAGGTCTTTTAAAAGTTGCCATACCACAAAAATTCATCGATAAATATATGGGCAAAAAAGATGGACGCTCTGTCTTAAACGCATCATTATTGGGAATTCCAATGCCCTTATGCTCTTGTGGTGTGATTCCCACCGGTATTTCATTCTATAAAAGCGGCGCAAGTAAAGGCTCGTCAGTTTCATTTTTAATTTCTACTCCACAAACCGGTGTCGATTCAATTCTGGTTACCTATTCATTACTGGGGCTACCATTTGCAATTATACGACCAGTTATTGCTTTAATTACAGGCTTCTTTGGAGGTTTGCTTGCCAATCGATTCGATACAGATGAAAAAACAATTACTGAACCAATAGAAAATTCTTGCTGCTCTACAGAAAAAGAATCGGATTGTGGCTGTGATGACAATTGTGCTACAGAAACAAAAGAAAAGAAGCCTGCTCTATACACCATGTTCAAATATGCCTTTGTCGATTTTCTACAGGATATTTCGAAATGGTTAGTTATAGGTTTACTTCTTGCAGCTCTTATTTCGGTAGCACTTCCCGATGATTTCTTTGCAAGCTATATAGGTAATGATTTGATTGGCATGCTGGTAATTTTAGTTGCATCAGTTCCTCTTTACATATGTGCAACTTCATCGGTACCTGTTGCAGCTGTACTTTTAATGAAAGGTGTTTCGCCAGGTGCAGCTTTAGTTTTCCTAATGGCCGGACCTGCAACTAATGCAGCAACCATAACTGTTTTAAACAAAGTACTGGGAAAGAAAACAATGTGGTCTTATCTAATTTCAATTATTTCGGGCGCTTTGCTTTTCGGATTATTAATTGATAATGTGTTCCCGAGAGAGTGGTTTGAAATGAGTACACTGCACAATCACATGCATGCCCATGAAGGCCATTGGATGCTGCCCCAATGGGTGCAATGGGGAAGCAGTATTTTATTAACATTACTGATCTTAAATGGTTACTTACAAAAATACCTTTCTGGTAAAAGAGAAGTTAACGCTTCCACTTCTGAAAGTATTATTGATGATAAATTGGTTCTTGTAAATGGAATGAGTTGTAATCATTGTAAAAATTCAGTTGAGAAACATATAGGAGCCTTATCAAATATCACGAAGGCAGAAGTTAATCTAGAACAGAAAAATCTGCATCTTCAAGGAAAATCTATCGACATAGAAATAATTAAAAAAGAGATCGAAAGTTTGGGATTTGAATTTGGTGGAGAAAAGGCAAATTAA
- the nadA gene encoding quinolinate synthase NadA, with amino-acid sequence METQELINQIKKLKKEKNAIILAHYYADPIIQDQADYIGDSLGLAREAGNTSADIIVFCGVHFMAETAAIISPQKKVLIPAQRCGCSLAESITGKDIQNWKANNPDGIVVSYVNTTAEVKAETDYCCTSSNALKIINHLGKDKKIFFTPDKNLGAYIVKKTGIQMELWNGDCCVHEPITTEMVLDMSAKYPEADVLIHPESNCSGDDQILNLDNAYFYSTAGIMEHAKKSDKKQFIIATELGTLHQLTKENPSKEFILIHPKTICGSMKRVKLQGLYEALEKEQFEVIVPKEIAEKAIHSITKMLEIS; translated from the coding sequence ATGGAAACACAGGAATTAATCAATCAGATTAAAAAACTGAAGAAAGAAAAAAATGCAATTATACTAGCTCATTACTATGCTGATCCTATCATTCAGGATCAGGCTGATTATATTGGTGATTCGTTAGGACTTGCTCGAGAAGCTGGAAATACTTCGGCTGATATTATCGTTTTTTGTGGCGTCCATTTCATGGCAGAAACAGCTGCGATAATTTCTCCACAAAAAAAAGTACTAATTCCTGCACAAAGATGTGGATGTTCTCTTGCTGAAAGCATTACTGGCAAAGACATTCAAAATTGGAAAGCTAATAATCCTGACGGAATAGTTGTATCATATGTGAATACAACGGCTGAAGTTAAAGCAGAAACTGATTATTGCTGTACTTCTTCCAACGCTTTAAAGATCATTAATCATTTGGGAAAAGATAAAAAAATATTTTTCACACCAGACAAGAATCTTGGAGCATACATTGTAAAAAAGACTGGTATCCAAATGGAACTTTGGAATGGAGATTGTTGCGTTCATGAGCCAATTACGACTGAAATGGTGTTGGATATGTCTGCCAAATATCCTGAGGCTGATGTTTTAATACATCCCGAAAGTAATTGCTCTGGAGATGATCAAATTCTTAATTTGGACAATGCTTACTTCTATTCTACTGCAGGCATAATGGAACACGCTAAGAAATCAGATAAAAAGCAATTTATAATTGCAACAGAATTAGGTACCCTTCATCAACTGACGAAAGAAAATCCATCCAAAGAGTTTATCTTGATACATCCAAAAACCATTTGTGGTTCTATGAAAAGAGTAAAATTACAAGGATTATATGAAGCATTAGAAAAAGAACAATTTGAAGTAATTGTTCCTAAAGAAATAGCGGAAAAAGCAATTCATTCCATAACAAAAATGCTAGAAATTAGTTAA